Below is a genomic region from Delftia tsuruhatensis.
AACCATGGCGGCCGCCAGCTCGATGGCGCGCCGTCCTCCATCGAGGCGCTGCCTGCCATCGCCGAAGCGGCCGGCAAGCGCATCGAGGTCTGGATGGACGGTGGCATCCGCAGCGGCCAGGACGTGCTCAAGGCCCGGGCCCTGGGCGCGCGGGGCACGATGATCGGCCGCAGCTTCCTCTATGGCCTGGGCGCCTACGGCCAGGACGGCGTGACGCGCGCGCTGCAGATCATCCAGAAGGAGCTGGAGACCACCATGGCCTTCTGCGGCCATACGCGGATCGATACCGTGGACCGATCCATCCTGTTGCCGGGCACCTATCCGGGAGCCGACCGCTGAAGCGGTACCAGCCAGTCAGCTGACAGAAGAAAGGACCGCCGAGGCGGTCCTTTGTGTTGATGCCCGGGGAGAGCGGCCGCGTCAGGCCTCGGACCGCGCGGGCTCGGCGATGCGTGCCGCAGCCAGACGTCCCGCCGCATGCAGCACGGCCAGGATGGAGGCGGTCACGATGTTGGCATGGCGCCCTGCGCCAAAGCGCGTGCCGGCCACGCCAGGCAGGGCGGCCTCCACGATGGCCAGCGCCCTGGCCCCCGCGCCCTGGCCCAGGCTGCGTTCCTCGTAGTGGTCGATGCGCATTGCCAGGCCCAGGTGCTGGCCGATGGCGGCGGCCACGGCATCGATGGGGCCGCTGCCCTCGCCCTGCAGTTGCAGCCGCAGGCCGTCGGCGGTGTCCACTTCGAGCGAGATGCCCTGGCCCAGGGTGCTGTCGAACAGGTGGTGGCTGCGGTAGCGCCAGGGCAGGCCTTCGGGGGCGAGATAGGTGGCCTCGAACAGCGCCCAGAGCGCCTCGCTGGCCAGTTCGGTCTCGCTGGTGTCGGCCTGCCGCTGCACCACCGCGCTGAACTCCACCTGCATGCGCCGCGGCATGGCCACGCCATGGTCGCGCTGCAGCAGGAAGGCGATGCCGCCCTTGCCCGACTGGCTGTTGACCCGCACGATGCTGTCGTAGGTGCGGCCCAGGTCCTGCGGGTCGATGGGCAGGTAGGGAACGCGCCAGGGTGCGTCGGGGCGTTGCGCCGCGAAGCCCTTGGAGATGGCGTCCTGGTGCGAGCCGGAGAAGGCCGTGAACACCAGGTCCCCCACATAGGGATGGCGCGGATGGATGGGCAAGGCCGTGCATTCCTCGGCAATGCGGGCCACGGCCGCGATGTCCGAGAAGTCCAGGCCCGGCGCGATGCCCTGCGTGTACAGGTTCAGCGCCAGCGTCACCACGTCGAGGTTGCCGCTGCGCTCGCCATTGCCGAACAGGCAGCCCTCCACGCGCTGGGCGCCGGCCAGCAGGGCCTGCTCGGCGCAGGCCACACCCGTGCCCCGGTCGTTGTGCGGGTGCACGGACAGCACGATGTGCTCGCGCCGTTCCAGGCGCCGGTGCATCCATTCGATCTGGTCGGCGAAGACATTGGCCGTGCTCACCTCCACCGTGGTCGGCAGGTTGATGATCATGGGGCGCGCCGGGCCGGCATCCCAGGCGCGTATGGCCGCGTTGCAGACGGCCAGCGATACGTCGAGCTCGGCCATGCAGAAGGTCTCGGGTGAGTACTGCAGCACCCATTCGGTCTCGGGATGCGCATCGGTCAGTTCGCGCAGCAGGGCGATATGCCGCTCCACCATGGCGATGATCCCGGGTACTTCCATGCCGAAGACGATCTCCCGCCAGGCGGGTGCGATGGCGTTGTAGAAGTGCACGATGGCGCGGCGCGCGCCGGCCACGCTGTCCACGGTGGCGCGGATCAGGTCCTCGCGCAGCTGGGTGATGACCATGGGTGTCACGTCGGCGGGGATCAGGTTCTCGTCGATCAGGTGGCGCACGATGGCGTAGTCGGTCTGCGAGGCCGAGGGAAAGCCCACCTCGATCTCCTTGAAGCCAATGCGCACCAGCTCGTGGAACAGGCGCAGCTTGCGCTCGCGGTTCATGGGTTCGAACAGCGCCTGGTTGCCGTCGCGCAGATCGGTGGACAGCCACACGGGTGCCTGGCTCAACTGGCGTGACGGCCATTGGCGGTCGGGCAGATCGATGGTGGGAAAGGGGAGATATCGGGACGCGGGATTCTTCAGCATGCGGGCCTCGCAGGAAACGCTGGGGTTTGCAGCCGCCGTATGGACGGCGGCCCCGCTCTCCTGGCTTCCACTGCGGGAAGCTGCGCCAGGCCGGGATCAGGGAGAGTCGGTGCGAAATGCGGCGCCTGCGCAGGCGCCCGGACCCCGGCCATGGGCCAGGGATAGCAGGGAGGACGAGGGCAGGGGTGACATGGTGCGATGGCGTTGGATCACGGCGAACAGGTGCCAGTTTGCGGGCAGAGCGTTTGTCTGTCTTCATAGAATTTCTCATTTCCTCCATGGATCTGGACAAACATGCGCACCGTCACCGATCTGCCCACCGTGCCCTGCGGCCACGCCGGCCTGCCCGAGCTGCAGGCGGCCGCGCCCTTGCCCGTCAGCGGCGTGGCCGCCGACTATCCGGCGGGGCTGGAGGTCGAGGAGCACTCCCACGGATGCTGCCAGCTGCTGTACGCCGTGCAGGGCGTGCTGGAGGTGCGTGCGCGCAGCGGGCGCTGGGTGGTGCCGCCCACGCGCGGCGTCTGGCTGCGCTCGGGCGTGCCGCATGCCTTGCGCATGCGTGGCGCCGTACAGGTGCGCAGCCTGTTCGTTGACGCCCAGGCGGCGGCAGGCCTTCCGGAGGTGGACTGCGTGATCGAGGTCTCGCCCCTTCTGCGCGAGCTCATCAGCGAGGTGGCGCGCTGGCCTGCCTGCGGGCGGAGAAATCCGCGCGACCGCCTGGTGGTGGACCTGCTGCTGCAGGAGCTGCGCCAGCCCCCCGTGGTCCCGCTGTACCTGCCCTGGCCCCAGGAGGCGCGGATGGCGGGCGTGTGCCGCGCGCTGGCTGAAGGCAAGGACGCGGCGGCCCTGGCCGCCACCGCCGGCACTTGGGCCGAGCGTCTGGCCATGGGCGAAAAGACCTTCCACCGCCATTTCCTGCGGGCCACGGGCCTGAGCTTCGGGCGCTGGCGCCAGCGTGCGCGGCTGCTGTCGTCCATGCAGCCCCTGCTGGAAGGGCAGTCCATACTCCAGGTGGCGCTGGGGGCCGGCTATGAGAGCCACAGCGCCTATTCGCTGGCCTTTCGCCGCCATTTCGGCATGACGCCCTCGG
It encodes:
- a CDS encoding 2-isopropylmalate synthase yields the protein MLKNPASRYLPFPTIDLPDRQWPSRQLSQAPVWLSTDLRDGNQALFEPMNRERKLRLFHELVRIGFKEIEVGFPSASQTDYAIVRHLIDENLIPADVTPMVITQLREDLIRATVDSVAGARRAIVHFYNAIAPAWREIVFGMEVPGIIAMVERHIALLRELTDAHPETEWVLQYSPETFCMAELDVSLAVCNAAIRAWDAGPARPMIINLPTTVEVSTANVFADQIEWMHRRLERREHIVLSVHPHNDRGTGVACAEQALLAGAQRVEGCLFGNGERSGNLDVVTLALNLYTQGIAPGLDFSDIAAVARIAEECTALPIHPRHPYVGDLVFTAFSGSHQDAISKGFAAQRPDAPWRVPYLPIDPQDLGRTYDSIVRVNSQSGKGGIAFLLQRDHGVAMPRRMQVEFSAVVQRQADTSETELASEALWALFEATYLAPEGLPWRYRSHHLFDSTLGQGISLEVDTADGLRLQLQGEGSGPIDAVAAAIGQHLGLAMRIDHYEERSLGQGAGARALAIVEAALPGVAGTRFGAGRHANIVTASILAVLHAAGRLAAARIAEPARSEA
- a CDS encoding AraC family transcriptional regulator, which produces MRTVTDLPTVPCGHAGLPELQAAAPLPVSGVAADYPAGLEVEEHSHGCCQLLYAVQGVLEVRARSGRWVVPPTRGVWLRSGVPHALRMRGAVQVRSLFVDAQAAAGLPEVDCVIEVSPLLRELISEVARWPACGRRNPRDRLVVDLLLQELRQPPVVPLYLPWPQEARMAGVCRALAEGKDAAALAATAGTWAERLAMGEKTFHRHFLRATGLSFGRWRQRARLLSSMQPLLEGQSILQVALGAGYESHSAYSLAFRRHFGMTPSAFCDAVRA